A single window of Mugil cephalus isolate CIBA_MC_2020 chromosome 1, CIBA_Mcephalus_1.1, whole genome shotgun sequence DNA harbors:
- the LOC125017343 gene encoding dystroglycan 1-like has product MWPLQLFIDICWAAQRPTAMHYKRRNMSCGDAGRSRPLSCRTIPLVIGLLATLAQGTVPGQQETLVEMISVELEASMQSSVLTELQAAASSVGEGPPTAVPDSSAKNGGVHTGIPDSSAIVGQVFQLKVPPGPSHASCNVHLTEMGKETLPSWLYWDKESCILRGLALEQDKGVYHILVSGEEIIEKTGSQVFPSTVFSIEVYPEERADTEPALLTLQSDISGLQPFTCGSEEPVTVLTVILDADLTKMVAEQRANLLAIMRKFSHVPLEHMRVVPVVNNRLFDMSAFMAGPGNAKKVVENGALLSWKLGCALDQGSIPDISSVQSSAKDGTMSARLGYPVVGWHIVNKKPHGVKRVRRQLNNTPTPVPSLLPPTAHQEPHSRVVPTPTSPSIAPATDISVPPVRGPLPLPVKPTMRVRDQIAHTPVFGPPQPTRVLGTTSTIPIQPTMTRPTFVEATALPTPPSTTKRPKTSPTKKQKKPKTTTPAPREPKTTTPKPPRRTTPLTLTPDSNQAPGIRNPIDQVTAWVGTYFEVKIAADAYYDREDGTADKLRLTLKKTPQEAVNETSWIQFNSTIQLLYGLPEKDHAGKHEYFMLATDKGGKSIMDAFEVHVKPWSNNDKPPVVFAARFHGDPKTLDNDVHKKILLTKRLAYALGDRNSSTVTLRSITKGSIVVEWTNNSLPQNICLRDQITVLSNRISDPQGNPKPAFVKAMGPDFKPINISVRGTNKCQSYTFIPPGEIPVPVLPTATPSPGTGRRSSDDVYLHTVIPAVVVAALLLIAGIIAMVCYRKKRKGKMTTEEQATFIKKGVPIIFADELDDSKSPPSSSIPLILQEEKPPLPPPEYPNMAGPHSTLLNQDLLEEYSVYQDDDPNAPPYQPPPPFTVPIEGKGSRPKNMTAYRSPPPYVPP; this is encoded by the exons ATGTGGCCTCTTCAGTTGTTCATAGACATTTGTTGGGCAGCCCAAAGGCCTACTGCTATGCACTATAAACGGAGAAACATGAGCTGCGGGGATGCTGGGAGGAGCAGGCCTCTTTCGTGCAGGACTATCCCTCTGGTAATAGGGCTTCTTGCGACCCTGGCCCAGGGCACCGTGCCAGGACAGCAAGAGACACTGGTGGAGATGATATCTGTGGAACTAGAGGCTTCCATGCAGTCCTCTGTGCTCACTGAGCTCCAGGCTGCGGCGTCTTCAGTTGGTGAAGGGCCGCCCACAGCTGTCCCAGATTCCTCTGCAAAGAATGGGGGAGTGCACACCGGGATCCCTGACTCTTCTGCAATCGTGGGCCAGGTGTTCCAGTTGAAGGTTCCACCAGGACCTTCCCATGCAAGCTGTAATGTCCAT CTCACTGAGATGGGAAAAGAGACTTTACCCTCCTGGCTATACTGGGACAAAGAGAGCTGCATTCTGAGAGGTCTGGCTTTAGAGCAAGATAAAGGTGTGTATCATATCCTGGTGTCTGGTGAGGAGATAATTGAGAAGACTGGCAGCCAAGTGTTCCCCAGTACAGTCTTCTCTATTGAAGTATACCCAGAAGAACGGGCAGACACTGAGCCAGCCCTGCTCACTCTACAGTCCGATATCAGTGGCCTGCAGCCTTTTACCTGTGGCTCTGAAGAGCCTGTCACTGTCCTCACTGTCATCTTGGATGCTGACTTAACAAAGATGGTTGCTGAACAGAGGGCGAATTTATTGGCCATTATGAGAAAATTCTCACACGTGCCCCTGGAGCACATGAGGGTGGTTCCGGTTGTCAACAACCGATTATTTGACATGTCTGCTTTCATGGCTGGACCAGGAAATGCTAAGAAGGTGGTGGAGAATGGGGCCCTGCTGTCATGGAAATTAGGATGTGCCCTCGATCAGGGTAGCATTCCTGACATTAGCAGTGTCCAATCCTCGGCAAAGGATGGGACCATGTCAGCCAGGCTGGGATACCCGGTGGTTGGCTGGCACATTGTAAACAAAAAGCCCCATGGCGTGAAACGGGTCAGGCGACAGTTGAACAATACTCCCACCCCAGTTCCCTCCCTGCTTCCTCCGACAGCCCACCAGGAGCCCCATTCACGAGTTGTTCCCACCCCAACTTCACCCTCTATTGCCCCAGCAACAGACATCTCTGTTCCACCTGTCCGAGGCCCCCTGCCTCTTCCAGTGAAGCCTACTATGAGGGTAAGAGATCAGATAGCCCACACCCCTGTCTTTGGACCTCCCCAACCTACCAGAGTACTTGGAACTACTAGCACCATCCCAATTCAGCCTACAATGACCAGGCCTACATTTGTGGAGGCCACTGCTTTGCCGACGCCACCAAGCACCACCAAGAGACCCAAAACCTCTCccacaaagaaacagaagaaaccaAAAACCACCACCCCAGCTCCACGGGAGCCAAAGACCACCACTCCTAAACCACCCAGGCGCACAACTCCTCTTACTTTGACTCCAGACTCAAATCAGGCACCAGGCATCCGCAACCCCATTGACCAGGTGACCGCATGGGTCGGCACATATTTTGAGGTTAAGATTGCTGCCGATGCATATTATGACCGAGAGGACGGCACTGCTGACAAGCTGCGTTTAACTTTGAAGAAGACGCCCCAAGAAGCTGTGAATGAAACATCATGGATCCAGTTCAATAGCACCATCCAGCTGTTGTACGGCCTTCCAGAAAAGGATCATGCAGGGAAGCATGAGTACTTCATGTTGGCCACTGATAAAGGAGGAAAGAGCATCATGGATGCATTTGAGGTCCATGTCAAACCTTGGTCTAATAATGACAAACCACCAGTTGTGTTTGCTGCCCGTTTTCACGGTGACCCCAAAACTTTAGACAATGATGTCCATAAAAAGATTCTTTTGACCAAAAGGTTGGCTTATGCCCTTGGTGATCgcaacagcagcacagtgacCCTGAGGAGCATCACAAAGGGCTCCATTGTTGTGGAATGGACCAATAACAGTCTCCCACAGAACATTTGCCTAAGAGATCAGATCACAGTTCTTAGCAACAGAATCTCTGATCCCCAGGGGAACCCTAAACCAGCCTTCGTCAAAGCCATGGGGCCTGATTTCAAACCCATTAACATCTCCGTCCGTGGCACCAACAAATGCCAGAGCTACACATTCATCCCACCGGGAGAGATCCCTGTCCCTGTTCTTCCTACAGCAACACCTTCACCCGGGACAGGTCGCAGGAGCAGTGATGACGTTTACCTGCACACCGTCATCCCTGCCGTAGTGGTAGCAGCCTTACTGCTCATAGCTGGGATCATTGCAATGGTCTGCTACCGCAAGAAGCGCAAGGGGAAGATGACTACAGAAGAGCAGGCCACTTTCATCAAGAAAGGAGTTCCCATAATATTCGCAGATGAGTTGGATGATTCCAAGTCACCCCCGTCCTCCAGTATCCCTCTTATCCTCCAGGAGGAAAagcctccacttcctcctccagagTACCCTAATATGGCCGGCCCCCACAGTACCTTGCTTAATCAGGATCTGCTTGAGGAGTATTCGGTTTATCAAGATGATGATCCTAATGCTCCACCTTACCAGCCCCCTCCCCCATTTACTGTCCCCATTGAGGGCAAAGGCTCTCGCCCTAAGAACATGACCGCATACAGGTCACCACCTCCCTACGTGCCTCCCTAA